The Accipiter gentilis chromosome 7, bAccGen1.1, whole genome shotgun sequence genome includes a region encoding these proteins:
- the RGS9BP gene encoding regulator of G-protein signaling 9-binding protein codes for MVKEECKALLDALNKVTACYRHMVLTIGGTSDSQNLREELKKTRQKAQELAVANRNKLTTVLKDKTVSKEDKAEFERLWVIFSTCLEILEIDMRRALELGHEFPLNVPKKHLIQTGMSGGTSGVAARAMSVQNMKYEAEHNIDVVDLKDLENEINQVGEMMYEMEMKVSVPQWTVEAKQDPGAELKSTISVGASSIGMISVEENKSFCDISKVLAGIIFSAVLIIAIVLAVCVVKLS; via the coding sequence ATGGTGAAGGAGGAGTGCAAGGCGCTGCTGGACGCGCTCAACAAGGTGACAGCCTGCTACCGGCACATGGTGCTGACCATCGGCGGCACCTCGGACTCCCAGAACCTGCGGGAGGAGCTCAAGAAAACCCGGCAGAAAGCCCAGGAGCTCGCGGTGGCCAACAGGAACAAGCTCACCACGGTCCTGAAGGACAAAACCGTGAGTAAGGAAGATAAGGCCGAGTTCGAGAGGCTATGGGTGATTTTCTCCACGTGCCTAGAGATCCTGGAGATCGACATGAGGAGAGCTCTCGAGCTGGGCCACGAGTTCCCGCTGAACGTCCCCAAAAAGCACCTGATCCAGACAGGCATGAGTGGGGGAACGTCTGGCGTGGCCGCCAGGGCGATGAGCGTCCAGAACATGAAATACGAGGCTGAGCACAATATAGACGTGGTGGATCTGAAAGACCTCGAGAACGAAATCAACCAGGTAGGAGAGATGATGTACGAGATGGAAATGAAGGTCAGTGTCCCCCAGTGGACAGTAGAGGCCAAGCAAGACCCAGGGGCTGAACTAAAATCCACCATCAGCGTGGGCGCTTCTTCTATTGGCATGATCTCTGTGGAGGAAAATAAATCCTTCTGCGATATCAGCAAGGTTCTAGCTGGGATTATTTTCTCGGCCGTGCTCATTATCGCTATTGTCCTGGCAGTGTGTGTGGTGAAACTCTCTTAG